From Athene noctua chromosome 19, bAthNoc1.hap1.1, whole genome shotgun sequence, one genomic window encodes:
- the MED31 gene encoding mediator of RNA polymerase II transcription subunit 31 isoform X2: METDDTGNRLRFQLELEFVQCLANPNYLNFLAQRGYFKDKAFVNYLKYLLYWKEPEYAKYLKYPQCLHMLELLQYEHFRKELVNAQCAKFIDEQQILHWQHYSRKRMRLQQALAEQQQQNNTSVK; the protein is encoded by the exons aTGGAGACAG ATGATACAGGAAATCGACTTCGGTTCCAGCTGGAGTTAGAGTTTGTGCAATGTCTGGCAAATCCAAATTACCTCAACT TTCTTGCACAAAGAGGCTACTTCAAAGACAAGGCTTTTGTAAATTACCTTAAATATCTACTTTATTGGAAAGAACCTGAATATGCAAAATACCTGAA GTATCCTCAGTGTTTGCATATGCTAGAGCTGCTCCAGTACGAACACTTCCGCAAAGAACTGGTCAATGCTCAGTGTGCTAAATTTATTGACGAGCAACAGATTCTTCACTGGCAGCACTATTCTCGGAAAAGAATGCGTCTCCAGCAAGCgcttgcagagcagcagcaacaaaacaacacctctgtaaaatga